In Persicimonas caeni, a single window of DNA contains:
- a CDS encoding zinc-dependent alcohol dehydrogenase has translation MRAVCWMGKHDVQVREVPDPKILNSRDCIIKVKLSAICGSDLHLYDGYIPTMQEGDIIGHEVIGEVVEIGNEVDNLTVGDRVVIPFPIACGSCHYCKHEQHALCDNSNPNAHMAEAAYGYSPAGIFGYSHMLGGYAGGQAEYMRVPFADVGPMKVPDGVTDEQALFLSDIFPTGYQAALNCNIKSGDTVAVWGCGPVGLFAMKSAKLLGAERVIAIDHVPERLEKARRDADAEPLHFEKTSVLSELKEMTGGRGPDAVIEAVGMEAHGFNAADHFYDKAKQTLRLETDRPNALRQAIQACGKGGTVSIPGVYGGIIDKMPMGAAFGKGLTFKMGQTHVQRFMNKLMGHIEDGDIDPSFIISHRVPLVEAPAAYEMFKHKRNNCIKVVLHP, from the coding sequence ATGCGCGCCGTATGCTGGATGGGAAAACACGACGTTCAGGTCCGCGAGGTCCCGGACCCCAAGATCCTCAACTCACGCGACTGCATCATCAAGGTCAAGCTGTCGGCCATCTGCGGGTCGGACTTGCACCTGTATGACGGCTATATCCCCACCATGCAGGAGGGGGATATCATCGGCCACGAGGTGATCGGCGAGGTCGTCGAGATCGGCAACGAGGTCGACAACCTGACGGTGGGCGACCGGGTGGTCATCCCGTTTCCGATCGCCTGCGGCAGTTGCCACTACTGCAAGCACGAGCAGCACGCCCTGTGCGACAACTCCAACCCCAATGCGCACATGGCCGAAGCGGCCTACGGCTACTCGCCGGCGGGTATCTTCGGCTACTCGCATATGCTGGGCGGCTACGCCGGCGGCCAGGCCGAGTACATGCGCGTGCCCTTTGCCGACGTCGGCCCGATGAAGGTGCCCGACGGGGTGACCGACGAGCAGGCGCTCTTTTTGTCGGACATCTTTCCGACCGGCTACCAGGCCGCGCTCAACTGCAATATCAAGTCGGGCGACACGGTCGCCGTGTGGGGTTGCGGTCCAGTGGGCCTCTTCGCCATGAAGAGCGCCAAGTTGCTCGGCGCCGAGCGCGTCATCGCCATCGACCACGTGCCCGAGCGCCTCGAGAAAGCGCGCCGCGACGCCGACGCAGAGCCGCTTCACTTCGAGAAGACGAGCGTGCTCTCCGAGCTCAAGGAGATGACCGGCGGGCGAGGCCCCGACGCAGTCATCGAGGCGGTGGGTATGGAGGCGCATGGATTCAACGCCGCCGACCACTTCTACGACAAGGCCAAGCAGACCCTGCGTCTGGAGACCGACCGGCCCAACGCGCTGCGCCAGGCCATCCAAGCGTGCGGCAAAGGCGGCACCGTCTCCATCCCGGGCGTCTACGGCGGCATCATCGACAAGATGCCCATGGGCGCGGCCTTCGGCAAAGGCCTGACCTTCAAGATGGGTCAGACGCACGTGCAGCGGTTCATGAACAAGCTGATGGGCCACATCGAAGACGGCGACATCGACCCGTCGTTCATCATCAGCCACCGTGTGCCCCTGGTCGAAGCGCCGGCGGCCTACGAGATGTTCAAGCACAAGCGCAACAACTGCATCAAAGTGGTGCTGCATCCGTAA
- a CDS encoding SRPBCC family protein: MSERTHGRETPASNLRPRSRAHRRELEVQRDNLSSYSQRPEREGIDQIDNPAMLVGGGVLALWGIKHWRSMFGLLAAGVGSGLVYQGLKQNQLLDGHNLKQKLLNTGASQSTQVRATITIDKPVEEVYAKWKDLSNLSRCMRHVESVRRIDDKHWHWKARAPKTNITVEWDSEIIEEQENEMIVWRSVKGSEIHNEGMIEFKSRPNAEGTEIHAHIVYYPPAGKVGKTIANFLHGISDQIVKEDLRRFKRLLETGEVPTIEGQTSGRRESSRPALPPRQSSERPRPSL; encoded by the coding sequence ATGTCTGAGCGAACACACGGACGTGAGACCCCCGCGAGCAACTTGCGCCCTCGATCGCGGGCGCATCGGCGCGAACTCGAGGTCCAACGCGACAACCTATCGAGCTACTCGCAGCGCCCCGAGCGCGAGGGCATCGACCAGATCGACAACCCGGCGATGCTCGTCGGCGGCGGCGTCCTGGCGTTGTGGGGGATCAAGCACTGGCGCTCGATGTTCGGCCTGCTCGCCGCAGGCGTCGGAAGCGGGCTCGTCTACCAGGGGCTCAAACAAAACCAGCTGCTCGATGGTCATAACCTCAAGCAGAAGCTGCTCAACACCGGCGCCTCTCAGTCTACTCAGGTGCGCGCGACGATCACCATCGACAAGCCCGTCGAGGAGGTCTACGCGAAGTGGAAGGATCTGAGCAACCTGTCGCGCTGCATGCGCCATGTCGAGTCGGTGCGGCGTATCGACGACAAGCACTGGCATTGGAAGGCGCGAGCACCCAAGACCAACATCACCGTCGAGTGGGACTCCGAGATCATCGAGGAACAAGAGAACGAGATGATCGTGTGGCGCTCGGTCAAGGGCTCGGAGATCCACAACGAGGGGATGATCGAGTTCAAGTCGCGCCCCAACGCCGAGGGCACCGAGATCCACGCCCACATCGTGTACTACCCGCCGGCGGGCAAAGTCGGCAAGACGATCGCCAACTTCCTGCATGGCATCAGCGACCAGATCGTCAAAGAGGACCTGCGACGCTTCAAGCGCCTGCTGGAAACCGGCGAGGTGCCCACGATCGAGGGGCAAACCTCCGGTCGACGCGAGTCGTCGCGCCCGGCGCTTCCGCCCCGGCAGTCTTCGGAGCGCCCGCGTCCGTCGCTGTAA
- a CDS encoding ABC transporter substrate-binding protein, whose product MAALRRHTSAARVTLAATLLAAVALTGATGCDDERAPDDAFVVLLDSSPKGLDPRFATSDASAKLVGLLHGGLVSVDTQSGEPQLELAESIEQTSPTRYEVTLRDDIYFHDGEPVTTADVEYTLMELGSELVNSPYAGTSRRIKELEVLDERRLVITLEEPYAPFMNDLAMGVVPEHICAGHEECPGKPIGAGPFEFVKQEADELFVFKGFDKYFDGKPPIDKLVFKVVEDDNTRMLGLMGKSADLVQNAVAPLMLPVVRESDRLVVESAPSFKYTYIGFNLEHPILQNNKVRQAIAHGIDRKAIIKYKFKGHARLSTGMLAPNHWAYEPDVATYDYDVEKAKQLLDEAGYPDPDGDGPKARFELEFKVSANKFRQSLAQLVAHQLERVGIDVTVRSYEWGTFFHDVKSRNFAMTTLQWPSVLDPSLYTWIFHSKNIPSAENRSAGANRGAYRNERIDELLEKGQRETDVDKRKQIYSEVQQILARELPYISLWHEDNIAIMANDVEDYYMTPNARFEGLKQTRTKEE is encoded by the coding sequence ATGGCTGCATTGAGACGTCACACATCTGCCGCTCGGGTCACCCTCGCGGCCACCTTATTGGCCGCAGTTGCGTTGACCGGCGCGACCGGCTGCGACGACGAGCGCGCCCCCGACGACGCCTTCGTGGTGCTCCTCGATTCCTCCCCCAAAGGGCTCGACCCGCGTTTTGCCACCAGCGACGCCAGCGCCAAGCTCGTGGGCCTTCTGCACGGCGGTCTCGTCTCGGTCGACACCCAATCGGGCGAGCCGCAACTCGAGCTCGCCGAGTCTATCGAGCAGACCTCGCCGACGCGCTACGAAGTGACCCTTCGCGACGACATCTATTTTCACGACGGCGAGCCGGTCACCACCGCCGACGTCGAGTACACGCTCATGGAGTTGGGAAGCGAGCTGGTCAACAGCCCGTATGCGGGCACCTCACGGCGCATCAAAGAGCTCGAGGTGCTCGACGAGCGCCGGTTGGTCATCACGCTCGAAGAGCCTTACGCGCCGTTCATGAACGATCTGGCCATGGGGGTCGTCCCCGAGCATATCTGCGCGGGCCACGAGGAGTGTCCCGGCAAGCCCATCGGGGCTGGGCCGTTCGAGTTCGTCAAGCAGGAGGCCGACGAGCTGTTCGTCTTCAAGGGCTTCGACAAGTACTTCGACGGCAAACCGCCCATCGACAAGCTCGTCTTCAAGGTCGTCGAGGACGACAACACCCGCATGCTCGGCCTGATGGGCAAATCCGCCGACCTGGTGCAGAACGCCGTCGCCCCGCTGATGCTGCCGGTCGTGCGCGAGTCCGACCGCCTCGTCGTCGAGTCGGCCCCCTCGTTCAAGTACACCTACATCGGCTTCAACCTCGAGCACCCCATCCTGCAGAACAACAAGGTGCGCCAGGCCATCGCCCACGGCATCGACCGCAAGGCGATCATCAAATACAAGTTCAAGGGCCACGCCCGCCTGTCGACCGGCATGCTCGCCCCCAATCACTGGGCGTACGAGCCCGACGTGGCCACCTACGACTACGACGTCGAGAAGGCTAAGCAACTCCTGGACGAGGCGGGCTATCCCGACCCGGACGGCGACGGCCCCAAGGCGCGCTTCGAGCTCGAGTTCAAGGTCTCGGCCAACAAGTTTCGCCAGTCGCTCGCCCAGCTCGTCGCCCACCAACTCGAGCGCGTCGGCATCGACGTGACCGTGCGCTCCTACGAGTGGGGCACGTTCTTCCACGACGTCAAGAGCCGCAACTTCGCCATGACCACGCTGCAGTGGCCGTCCGTGCTCGACCCGAGCCTGTATACCTGGATCTTCCACTCCAAGAATATCCCGTCGGCCGAGAACCGCTCGGCAGGCGCCAACCGCGGCGCCTACCGCAACGAGCGGATCGACGAGCTACTCGAGAAGGGCCAGCGCGAGACCGACGTCGACAAGCGAAAGCAGATCTACAGCGAGGTCCAACAGATCCTCGCCCGCGAGTTGCCCTACATTTCCTTGTGGCACGAGGATAACATCGCGATCATGGCCAACGACGTCGAAGACTACTACATGACACCCAACGCCCGCTTCGAAGGCCTGAAACAAACCCGCACCAAAGAAGAGTAG
- a CDS encoding TlpA family protein disulfide reductase has protein sequence MNDKTKNLIIGFVLLNLVIFGVVLYFQRAERSKAVGGEAPGFTLPVVSSNEMVSLEQYRGKVVLLDFWATWCPPCREQMPAVQSLAEDESLSQDVQILSVNTDERGAGRVPKVKAYLDDNGYTFTTVLDDGRASSAYRVSSIPTLVVIQPDGELLHQQTGVHSEKELRELIAEAKEAGRTPAQ, from the coding sequence ATGAACGATAAAACCAAAAACCTGATCATTGGCTTCGTCCTGCTCAACCTCGTCATCTTCGGCGTCGTGCTCTACTTCCAGCGCGCCGAGCGCTCGAAGGCGGTAGGCGGCGAGGCGCCGGGCTTCACGCTGCCGGTGGTGAGCTCCAACGAGATGGTCTCCCTCGAGCAATATCGCGGCAAGGTCGTGTTGCTCGACTTCTGGGCGACCTGGTGCCCGCCGTGTCGCGAGCAGATGCCGGCGGTGCAGAGCCTGGCCGAAGACGAGTCGCTCTCCCAAGACGTCCAGATCTTGTCGGTCAACACCGACGAGCGCGGCGCCGGGCGGGTTCCCAAGGTCAAAGCCTACCTCGACGACAATGGCTACACCTTCACCACCGTGCTCGACGACGGACGCGCCTCGAGCGCCTACCGGGTGTCGAGCATCCCCACCCTCGTCGTCATCCAACCCGACGGCGAGCTGCTCCACCAGCAAACGGGCGTGCACAGCGAGAAGGAGTTGCGCGAGCTGATCGCCGAGGCGAAAGAGGCGGGCCGGACGCCCGCCCAGTAG
- a CDS encoding di-heme oxidoredictase family protein: protein MKQHRPIHVVLLACLAASGAGCTEGPPSPAASADVWEDTSVADGSSPDVGFREDTSEALPPVDHLLPPPEETGGALTTDASNWRFLELAEAVPLERIQRFSQGRELFTADWEVAPSGRPVIDGLGPLFNEVSCVGCHPSTGRPPTLGADGAVHPGLLLRLVRPAAAGTGDAGALAAPALADPVLGAQFQPRAVAGVPAEGVARWSDVADGDRVSPRFDVEVDEAYGALHPDTHAVGRASPHLVGLGLLDLVADEVILEAADPDDSDGDGISGRVHRLEDGQIGRFGWKALQPSLRAQSAMAFSQDIGITTPDFPEESCTGAQQACLAAESGGAPEVDEEGMAALVEYQRYLGVPAARREVARERLENGARHFEQAGCATCHRPKLTTPELPEMPLLSQQTFYAFTDLLLHDMGPALADPVGEGDASGSEWRTPPLWGLGLVEELDPTARYLHDGRAATLHEAILWHGGEAEASRRYVETLESDDLQDLLAFLRSL, encoded by the coding sequence ATGAAGCAGCACCGCCCCATTCATGTTGTTCTGTTAGCGTGCTTGGCGGCGTCGGGGGCGGGGTGTACGGAAGGCCCGCCCTCCCCGGCTGCGAGCGCCGACGTCTGGGAGGACACGTCTGTCGCTGACGGGTCGTCCCCAGACGTCGGCTTCCGGGAGGATACGAGCGAGGCACTCCCCCCGGTCGACCACTTGCTTCCCCCGCCGGAGGAAACCGGCGGTGCGTTGACCACCGACGCGTCGAATTGGCGGTTCCTCGAGTTGGCCGAGGCCGTGCCGCTCGAGCGGATCCAGCGCTTCTCGCAGGGACGCGAGCTGTTCACCGCCGACTGGGAGGTCGCCCCGAGCGGGCGTCCGGTCATCGACGGGCTTGGACCGCTGTTCAACGAGGTCTCCTGCGTGGGGTGTCATCCGTCGACCGGGCGACCGCCGACGCTCGGCGCCGATGGCGCGGTCCATCCCGGCCTGCTGCTTCGCCTGGTGCGTCCCGCCGCGGCTGGAACGGGAGACGCGGGAGCACTGGCTGCTCCGGCGTTGGCGGACCCGGTGCTGGGCGCGCAGTTCCAGCCACGCGCCGTGGCGGGCGTGCCCGCCGAGGGCGTGGCGCGTTGGAGCGACGTTGCTGACGGCGACCGCGTCTCGCCGCGCTTCGACGTCGAGGTCGACGAGGCGTACGGGGCGTTGCACCCCGACACGCACGCGGTAGGCCGAGCCTCGCCTCACCTGGTCGGCCTCGGCCTGCTCGATCTGGTCGCCGACGAGGTGATCTTGGAGGCCGCCGACCCCGACGATAGCGACGGAGACGGCATTTCGGGTCGGGTTCATCGGCTCGAAGATGGCCAAATCGGCCGATTTGGCTGGAAGGCCCTGCAACCGTCGCTGCGAGCCCAGAGCGCCATGGCATTCTCGCAGGATATCGGCATCACCACCCCGGACTTTCCCGAGGAGAGTTGCACCGGTGCCCAGCAGGCGTGCCTTGCCGCGGAAAGCGGCGGCGCCCCCGAGGTCGACGAGGAAGGTATGGCGGCATTGGTCGAGTACCAGCGCTACCTCGGAGTGCCGGCAGCACGGCGCGAGGTCGCCCGCGAGCGGCTCGAAAACGGTGCCCGGCATTTCGAGCAGGCGGGCTGCGCGACATGTCATCGACCTAAGCTCACCACCCCCGAGCTCCCCGAGATGCCGCTGTTGTCGCAGCAGACATTTTACGCGTTCACCGATTTGCTTCTGCACGATATGGGCCCGGCCCTGGCCGATCCGGTCGGTGAGGGCGATGCCTCCGGAAGCGAATGGCGTACGCCGCCGCTGTGGGGGCTGGGACTGGTCGAAGAACTCGACCCGACTGCACGGTACCTGCACGACGGACGTGCCGCCACGCTCCACGAGGCCATTTTGTGGCACGGCGGCGAGGCTGAGGCCTCACGGCGCTACGTCGAAACTCTCGAAAGCGATGACCTCCAAGATCTACTCGCGTTTTTGAGGTCACTTTGA